A part of Bacillota bacterium genomic DNA contains:
- a CDS encoding DUF5658 family protein: MKRYISRESWIIAAICVADLVSTLIFVHYHGAREGNPLMDFYLQKGVLPFILAKCTMFLLPIAIIEWARRHNPDFVRRIARFAIFAYIGLYLVVVAKENILRPAPPQPVPPAVWSFYGPEYMYRMNGAAPPAFAPKGSRLVDAEGMWR; this comes from the coding sequence TTGAAGAGGTACATATCGCGTGAGAGCTGGATCATCGCTGCCATTTGCGTGGCGGATCTGGTCTCGACGTTAATATTTGTGCACTATCACGGAGCCAGGGAAGGCAATCCCCTGATGGATTTCTACCTGCAGAAAGGCGTCTTGCCCTTCATTCTGGCGAAGTGTACGATGTTCCTGCTGCCCATCGCGATTATCGAGTGGGCACGCCGTCACAATCCTGATTTCGTAAGACGGATAGCGAGGTTTGCCATCTTTGCATATATCGGACTTTACTTGGTGGTCGTGGCAAAGGAGAACATCCTGCGCCCTGCGCCACCTCAACCGGTTCCTCCGGCGGTGTGGAGTTTCTACGGTCCGGAATACATGTATCGTATGAATGGCGCCGCGCCGCCAGCGTTCGCGCCGAAGGGTTCGCGCCTGGTGGACGCAGAGGGGATGTGGCGTTAG